Within Dysosmobacter sp. Marseille-Q4140, the genomic segment TCCGGGACGCCTCCTGCTGCATGGTGGAGGTGGTGAAGGGCGGCGAGGGGCTGCGCTGCTTGTCGGTGCGCTTGACGCTCTTGACCGTAAAGGCAGCGTTCTCCGTCTCCCGGACCACGGCGTCCACCTCGGCAGCGGACTTGAGATCCGCCTTCTTGCCGTCCTTGCCGTGGTAGCGGGCGGCGAAGGGGATCTTCTTGAGATCGCTGCCCAGGAGATTGGCGTCCAGGGTCCAGTACTCCTCCGGCTGGAAGGCCGCGATCTCCCGGTCCCGGTCGTCCACCATCCGGGTGGCCACGGACTGGACCCGCCCGGCGGAGAGGCCCCGGCGGATCTTCTTCCACAGCAGGGGGCTGAGCTCATAGCCCACGATCCGGTCCAGGATACGACGGGCCTGCTGGGCATCCACCAGGTTCTGGTCGATGTCCCGGGGGGCCTGGATGCTCTCCTGGACCACCTTCTTGGTGATCTCGTTGAAGGTCACCCGCCGGGTCTTTTCGTCCGGCAGGTTCAAAAGCTGCTTGAGGTGCCAGGAGATGGCCTCCCCCTCCCGGTCCGGGTCGGTGGCCAGATACACCATGTCGGCGCTCTTGGCTGATTTTTTCAGGGCGGAGATGATGTCCTCCTTGCCCTTGATGGGCTGGTAGACCGGCTCGAAGTCGTGCTCCAGGTCCACGCCCAGCACGCTCTTGGGCAGGTCCCGCAGGTGGCCCATGCAGGCGGTGACCTCAAAGTCCTTGCCCAGGTATTTTCCGATGGTTTTGGCCTTCGCGGGAGACTCCACGATGACCAGGCTGTGCTTTGCCATAGTTACCTCCGAATTCGGACGGGGCCCCGCCCCGGCCGCTCTTTCCCCCAAAGCCCCTGTGGGAATCGTCTCCGGGCCGGGGAAGGTCCCGGAGGCGGACGGTCTCACTCCGTCAGTGTCACGGCGCGGGTGTACCGCTTGCCGCTGTGCTGTTCAATCAGATGCTCGATCTCCAGCACCGTCAGGGCGGAAAGAACCCGGCGGATGGGAAGGTCGGTCAGCTCAACAAGATCGTCCACCAGCATGGGCTCCTCCGCCGGGAGGGCCCGCAGCAGGGCGATCTGGTCGTCGGTCAGGCTCAGGTCATTGCGGGAGAGGCTCACGGAGGGCGGCACCGGCTTTGCCTCCTCCTTCTGCCGGGCCTGATAGCCCAGCACCTGAGGCCGGTGCCGGGCCTCCTCCGGCCGCAGTTTGCCCGGAAACCGCTCCGCGTAAAAGTTCAGGATGTCCCGGGCGTCCGTCACGATCCCCCCGCCGTCCCGGATCAGCTCATTGCAGCCCACACTGGTGGGCGCGTCGATGGGACCGGGAACGGCGAACACATCCCGGCCCTGCTCCGTGGCCGTGCCGGCTGTGATGAGGGCGCCGCTGCGCTCCGGGGCCTCCACCACCACGGTGCCTATACACAGCCCGGAGAGGATGCGATTGCGGACAGGAAAATGCCAGGCGGCGGGTTCCGCCCCCGGCGGATACTCGCTCAAAAGCACGCCCGCGGCAGCCACGTCCTCATAGAGGTATCGGCTCTCCGGCGGATAGGGCACATCCAGGCCGTTGCCCACCACCGCCGCGGTGACGCCGCCGGAGCGGAGGGCACCCCGGGTGGCCGCGGCGTCGATGCCCCGGGCCAGGCCCGTGACCACCACGGCGCCGCCCCGGGTCAATCCGTAGCCCAGCTTCTCCGCGCAGGCGATGCCGTAAGGCGTGCAGTCCCGGGTGCCGACCACCGCCAGCGCTGCCTCCTCGTCAAAGGACGGCAGGCGGCCCCGGACGTACAGCAGGCAGGGCGGGTCGTAGATGTTCTTCAGCCGGCCGGGATAGGCCGCGTCCTGGAGGGTCAGGATGCGGAGATCCAGCCGCTGGCACTCCGCCAGGATCCGGTCCGCGGCGGAGAGATCCTTGTTTTTCACCAGCGCCGCCTGCGCCCGGGTGATGCCCTCGGTCAGCAGCACCTCCTCCGGGTCCGCGTAGTACACGTCCTCGGGCGTTGGAAAATGGCGCAGCAGAGCCAGCCGGGTCTGGTTGGTCAGGCCCGGCAGCTCTGTCAGCCACAGCCAGTATTTCAGCATGGCGCACGCCTCCCGTCGTTCCTGGCGCCCTCCCACAACACCACGGCGGCGGCCACCGCCGCGTTGAGGGACTCGCAGGTGTCGTTCATGGGGATCTTGACGGTCCGGCCGCACAGGGCCAGGGCCTCCTTGGAGATCCCCCGCCCCTCACTGCCGATGACCACGGCGCAGTGGGCGAGGTCCGCATCCCGGACATCGGCGGTATCCTCCATGAGGGCGGTAGCGTACAATGGCAGCCCCGCGGCGCGCACCAGCTCCGCCGCCCGCTCCAGGGAGCAGGCATAGGCGGGGCGCCGGAACTGGACCCCCATGCCTGCCCGTAAGGTCTTGGGGTTATAGAGGTCGGCGCACCCGGGCAGCAGCAGCACTGTCCAGCCAAAGGCGTCGGCGGTGCGGAGAATGGTACCCACATTGCCCGGATCCTGGACGCCGTCCAGCAGCAGATACCGGCCCGGCTCCAGCCGCTCCGGCGGGTCTGTGGAGGCCATGGCGCAGGAGAACACCACCCCCTGGGGCGTCTCCATGGGGCTGACGGAGCGCATGACGCTCTCCGTCACCTGGGAGGCCCGGGCGGCGGCAGGCAGGGACGGCAGGTCCGTCCCCTCGGTATACAGCACCGCCGTGACGGTCTGGCCCCACAGCAGCGCCTCCCGCAGCAGCTTGGGGCTGTCGCACAGGCACTCCCCGGTCCTCTCCCGGTAGGCCCGGGAGGAGGCCAGCTTGCGGAAGTGGGTACACAGGGGATTGGTCCGGCTGGTAATGGTCTCCATAGCGGCTCCTTTTGATAACCTCCCCCACCGGAGGGAGGGGGTGCGTCCCCGGACCTTTTGGCCCGGGGACGGAAATGGTTTAATAGAGCTTGGCGCCCGCGGGGATACGGTCGTCCACCATCAGGCAGTGGAGCTTCTCTGCGCCCTCCTCGTGGTGGATGGCGGAGATGATCATGCCGCAGGAGTCAATGCCCATCATCTTCCGGGGCGGCAGGTTCGTAATGGCGATCAGTGTCTTGCCCACCAGCTCCTCGGGCTCATAGGTGTCGTGGATGCCGCTGAGGATCACCCGGTCGGTGCCGGAGCCGTCGTCCAGGACGAATTTCAGCAGCTTTTTGCTCTTGGGCACGGCCGTGCATTCCTTCACCTTCACTGCCCGGAAGTCGGACCGGCTGAAGGTCTCGAAATCCACGAAGTCGGCGAACAGCGGCTCGATCTCCACCTTGGAAAAATCGATAGCCGCCGGGGCCGCCTCCACCTTGGGGGCGCTGGCCTTGGGCGCGTCCGCCGCCTTCTCCTCTTTCTTCGCGCCCTCGGGCTTCATGGTGGGGAACAGAAAACCGGTGCTCTGTATCCCCCCGCAAGTTCCCATATCTTCAGCATTGCCCGGAAGCTGGGCCATAATGTTCTTATATTGTTTCATAATATTCCATCGTCACTTCCTCAACTGGTGTAAAATCAGGTGTAAATTAACTTACCCGGATCTTCCCCTCAAGATTAACGAAGCTGGCCACTTTTCTTTCCTTCGTAGCTTCATTGTAAATATTCATTGTTGTCGTGATATCCGCATGCCCCATGATTTCCTGAATAACCTTGAGATCTTTCTCGTTCTCGCAAAAGCGAGTGCAAAATGTATGCCTTAGGTTGTGGCATGAAAAATGCGGCAGGAGCTGCGGCGCTCGCTTTTCTTGCTTAGCACGTATCGTTTCCTCAGCATTGTAATCTCGGCATATTCGTTCAATAGCTCGATTGACGCAATGCGGACTAATTGCCTCACCATATCTGGATGAAAAAATGAATCCACTATAACCATCAATCACAGTATCATTGAAGCCATCTTCCATTTGACGAAGTCGCTCCTGGAGAAGAGCACGCCGAACTTCCTCAAGCATCGGAATAATCCGGATTCCCGCACTTGTCTTAGGCGTTGTAACGTGGAAACCCATCTTCCCTGTTTTTTCACGTTTGCGATAAACCAGGTTATGATTTATGGAGATTATTCCCTCAGCAAAATCGCAATCTTGCCATCTTAACCCTACAACTTCGCCGATTCTACACCCGGTCCCGAGCAACACAGTAAAAATAGGTAGCCAGTGTTTGTAGGTCGGCGATGAAGAAACATAACTAATAAAAGCAGATTGTTGCGATTCTGTCAAGGCTTTTCTTTTCGGTTTTTCCCAGTTGTGGGTTCTTTTGATCTCGTTCATGACACCATCAGTCGGATTCAATCGAATGATGCCATCCCGAACTGCAGTAGAGAAAACCGGATGAAGTATGGTATGGATGATTTCCATACTGTTAGGCTTAAAGCCTTTTTCATGAATCAGCGACAGGTAAAATCTCTTGATGTCACTATACTTGATATTGGCCAGCTTCATGTATCCGATTTCATCTCTGACATACTTATCATACATGTACTTATAGTTTCCTCTGGTAGATTCCTTGATCTCAATCTTCTGGGCGATATACCGATCAAAGTGGCCGTTCAAAGTCGTTCGGTCCGCTTCATGTGTATGTATTCCATCTTCGAGATCTCTGCGAATCCGTTTCTCCATTGAGCGCAGTGATTCGTTGCATCTTTTACCGGATGGGATCCGATCCGTATCTACCAGTTTCCAACTATATACGCTTTTTCTCTCCCCCTTTTCATCATAATACCTGTACTCATACTTGCCATCGTTGCGTTGTAATTCCCCTTGTCTCAGGAGTCGTCCTTTATTATCGCGTCGTTTTTCGGACACGGTTACTCCTTTCCAAGAGCCTCCTAATTACACATTTAATTATAATACAGGAGCCTCTTTTTTTCAACCTGTGCGTCATTTGTACTGATATGAACGAAAAGTCAAAGGCCTGGACATAGTCTAAATCTATATCCAGGCCCTTTTTTCATGCCCTACACGGCATCTACATCTTCCAAATATTTCTCAAATTTTTTCCGCTTGATCAGCCTCTTCGTCCCGACCCAAATAACAAAGTCACAGTCAGGGTTACTGGTAATATCGCGCAGTTTATTTGTCCCAATCCCAAAATAGGCCGCCGCTTCATCAATCGTCAGATTGGCCTTTTCCCAAATGGGCACCTCTTTCTTTTCCATTTATTCATCTCCTCCAAGGAAATGTTCAAAAGAAAGCAGCGGGCGGCGGCTGGCTGGGCCGCTCCGCGAGACTTACTCCCCGAGCTTCTGGCACTTCCCGCAACCTGCGACGGAATAACTACCGCTCGGATCACGGCCAAAGCGACGTATCATGATCAACGAGTATGGGTCATGGCCACCAAGCCGCCACAGCTCGTCTGCACACAGCATCCGGCTCCCCCTTGTCCTCCCTTCCCTATGTGGGATCATGGCCTGGTCTGCCTGTGCGGCTCTCCATACACGCAACGTACCCGCTGCTGAATATGAGGCGCAGCACGCCTGTTTGTCAAGGTGCAATAGGATGCCTTCCTGGAAGACCATTTCGTCTTCACCTCATTCCCCGTTTTCTGCCGGCAGTTTTGCCACAAAAGAACAGCCCCACGCCGCTGGAAGGCGCAGGGCTGTCCCTATTCACTGGTCAAATATTGTGAGATTGTCAAGCATGTCATCCAGATCCTGCTGATTGGGTCCAGTAGGAGCCGTTTGCCCTCCGTGCTGTTCCTGTAGGATCTGCAACTTCATGCTGTCCTTGAGCCTTTCCATCGAGGCGTCGATCATGCGTTGGATCTGTGCAAGGATCTGCTCGTCCGTTTGCGTGGACTGGACGGCAATCACTATTTTTGTGTTCTCCGCCATCACTTCCGGATGATTTCCGATAAACTCCCAGACTGCCTGGACGATCAGATCGCTCTTGTGGTTCTTCAGCTTCTCAAGAAGGTCCCCAACAGCGATCTTCTCAGCGGTGTCCTTACCCCAGCTGAGAGAAAATCGGTATTTGTCATCCCTGCGCAAAGAACTCCCCTCCGTAATTCTGCGGAGCCATCCGCCGCAGCTGAGCAGTGGCCAGCATCCCGTAGCCGATGGCGTTTGCCTTGGGATCCGTCACAAAGTCCGTATGCGCCACCAGGGGCGACTCTTCCACAAAGGACCTGAACAAAATCGAACCGCCCCCAATAAAGATGGCAGGGTTCGCACGCAGATCGACCTGCAGCTCCCGCAGTTTGTCAAGAATATCGCAGGCATAACTGCGTACCTTTGCAAAAATAACGTCCCGCACTTCCTGCGGCAGGATGGTAGGACGGCCCTGGATGATGTCCGCAATGTGATCGTCATCAATCTTAATGTCGTACATGGCGCTCACCCGGCTGATGATGTCGTTGGACATGGGGATCACCCCCATCTCCAGGCTGCGGCAAAACTGCAGGTCCGGCGCCGCGTTGCGCAGGAGCATGACGTCCGTGGTGTAGCCGCCGATGTCAATGATAAAGGTGCGCGGAAT encodes:
- a CDS encoding site-specific integrase, which gives rise to MSEKRRDNKGRLLRQGELQRNDGKYEYRYYDEKGERKSVYSWKLVDTDRIPSGKRCNESLRSMEKRIRRDLEDGIHTHEADRTTLNGHFDRYIAQKIEIKESTRGNYKYMYDKYVRDEIGYMKLANIKYSDIKRFYLSLIHEKGFKPNSMEIIHTILHPVFSTAVRDGIIRLNPTDGVMNEIKRTHNWEKPKRKALTESQQSAFISYVSSSPTYKHWLPIFTVLLGTGCRIGEVVGLRWQDCDFAEGIISINHNLVYRKREKTGKMGFHVTTPKTSAGIRIIPMLEEVRRALLQERLRQMEDGFNDTVIDGYSGFIFSSRYGEAISPHCVNRAIERICRDYNAEETIRAKQEKRAPQLLPHFSCHNLRHTFCTRFCENEKDLKVIQEIMGHADITTTMNIYNEATKERKVASFVNLEGKIRVS
- a CDS encoding RNA methyltransferase; translated protein: METITSRTNPLCTHFRKLASSRAYRERTGECLCDSPKLLREALLWGQTVTAVLYTEGTDLPSLPAAARASQVTESVMRSVSPMETPQGVVFSCAMASTDPPERLEPGRYLLLDGVQDPGNVGTILRTADAFGWTVLLLPGCADLYNPKTLRAGMGVQFRRPAYACSLERAAELVRAAGLPLYATALMEDTADVRDADLAHCAVVIGSEGRGISKEALALCGRTVKIPMNDTCESLNAAVAAAVVLWEGARNDGRRAPC
- a CDS encoding excisionase family DNA-binding protein, yielding MEKKEVPIWEKANLTIDEAAAYFGIGTNKLRDITSNPDCDFVIWVGTKRLIKRKKFEKYLEDVDAV
- a CDS encoding ParM/StbA family protein — translated: MLFPIDHGNSAMKTVNFVFPSGLIDNPIRPPVDTEMLEYDGKFWTLSGQRISYMRDKTKDERYWILTLFAIAKELEKSGNTSPMVEADLAVGLPPEHYALRQRFADYFKRGRVNFVYNGAPICLLIRHVFVYPQAYAAVVPQAGRLKEIPRTFIIDIGGYTTDVMLLRNAAPDLQFCRSLEMGVIPMSNDIISRVSAMYDIKIDDDHIADIIQGRPTILPQEVRDVIFAKVRSYACDILDKLRELQVDLRANPAIFIGGGSILFRSFVEESPLVAHTDFVTDPKANAIGYGMLATAQLRRMAPQNYGGEFFAQG
- the dprA gene encoding DNA-processing protein DprA; amino-acid sequence: MLKYWLWLTELPGLTNQTRLALLRHFPTPEDVYYADPEEVLLTEGITRAQAALVKNKDLSAADRILAECQRLDLRILTLQDAAYPGRLKNIYDPPCLLYVRGRLPSFDEEAALAVVGTRDCTPYGIACAEKLGYGLTRGGAVVVTGLARGIDAAATRGALRSGGVTAAVVGNGLDVPYPPESRYLYEDVAAAGVLLSEYPPGAEPAAWHFPVRNRILSGLCIGTVVVEAPERSGALITAGTATEQGRDVFAVPGPIDAPTSVGCNELIRDGGGIVTDARDILNFYAERFPGKLRPEEARHRPQVLGYQARQKEEAKPVPPSVSLSRNDLSLTDDQIALLRALPAEEPMLVDDLVELTDLPIRRVLSALTVLEIEHLIEQHSGKRYTRAVTLTE